The Kogia breviceps isolate mKogBre1 chromosome 2, mKogBre1 haplotype 1, whole genome shotgun sequence genome segment TTGCCACACAGAAACCCCGCCTGCACTTGCACACACCCCAGCACGTGTACAACTTGTGGAAAATTCCAGCGACCCTACACCTGTGTCTGTGACATCAGGCCTGCTGAGCCAGCCGTGTCAGAGGTCTGGTCACCTCAGAGAGCGCCGGCAACTGCCCCAAAAATGAGGACAGAAAGGCTGGGCCCAAGTCCACCCCTGGTCACCTGTGCACCTGCCCGCCCATCCCCCTGAGCACCTGTCCACTTGCCCCCACCGTCCCCCTGAGCAGTCAGAGACTGGGCTCCCTGCTCCCGAGTCCTTTCCATTCTCCGGTCCTGTCCGCGGGGAGCCCGGAGAAGCCCCGTCCGCACCCCGGCACATGAGGAGGCCTGGGGGAAGCAGACGGCTCCCAAGCATGGGCTCTGGATGCAGGAGCCAAGCGTCAGCCTGGGGCTGCTGGGGGGCCAGTCTGTGGGACCCCTTCTCCCCAGCAGGCGGGGCCCACAATCGCTGTTCTTGAAGACACATGTGGCCTCCGCCTCTTTGCAGGGTTTATTTTTCcagctgcggggggggggggtcaaggCTCCCAGGAGTCCTCCTTGGGGTGGTAGATGTGGTCTCGGTCCTCCTCTGGCCCTTGAAGCACCTGCTGAGGTGGCAGCACCTGAGCCCAGGGCCTTGCCTCCCCCTGGGCCTCCTCGGGCCAGTTGTGGTACAGGCCGTCATGGTCAGGCTCAGGGCCCCACCTGGGGCTTGGGACATGGCCCAGGATGTCCTTGGTCTCTGCCAGGGCCTCGGCACCTGGGGACAGACAGAGGGAAgtgtggcctcagtttccctcccgAGGCTTCATCCGTCCAAGTCGGCCCCTCGGGAGCCCCCTGCCATGACTTTGCTCGCCCCTCCCCAGGGGGCAGCGCCTGCCCTGACCTTGCCGCTTCTCCCCGGTGGTGGCCAAGAGCTTTGGTGCCACGAACAGCCACATGAGCTGGCTGTCCTTCCCCGGAGGCTCCACCGCGCGGGCGCCCCAGGCCCTGTGGGCAAGAGCGTCTGCGTCAGGTCACCGTGCGCAGCAGGAGAGCCCAGGACagcaccccgccccgcccccaacccTCGCACCAGGCGCCCCCAGGACATCCCTCATGTGCGTGGGGCCCGGGAAGGTCCCCGAGGGTGAGGCCTTGAGAAGGCCCCGTGGGCTTGGCCGGGGCTCCCTCCTGCGCAGAGGTCAGCGGAGCCCGATCTACAGGCGGTGCTGTGTCCTCGCGCCTGGCCGGCCGTCTCACGTGGGTGCGGGCAGGGGCACGGCTGGCTCAGTCTGCTGCCTCGGCCACCCTGGGCGGGAGCCACGCTGGAGGCTACAGGGGAGCAGGGGAgctggggggggcgggaggggggacTGGGTCCTCCAGGCCCTGCGCACTGCTTGGCTGCTCACGGATCTCAGGGGCTCCCgtgcctcccctccccagagctgcAGGACAGGATCCCCCCTCCATCCACGAGGGCCCCCAGCTCAGGGAAGGCGCAAAGTGGGCACAGCAGGGGAAGGCACGAGAGGCTGCCGGATGCACTCACTCCTCTGTGCCCTGCTCAGCCCCGACTTTGCCTTTGGTCTGGACGAGGACCTGGGAGAGAGAGGTCGCAGGTGAGGCTCGGTGCTGTCCTCCCAGGGTCCTCCTCTGGGGACTGGCTGGAGGCCATGTGGTTTCTGGGGAGACTTGGGGACAGCATGGGGTCGGGGTCTGTACTTGCACCACCTGTCCCCTGGTGGCCTGAGGAAGGGGGGCCCGTTCCTCTGCCTGTACTTCCTTGCGGGGCCAGTGGCGACAGGGGAGCAAATGAGACGGGTGCCCCAGCCCAGTGACCAGTGCCCAGCAGCTGTGGGACAGCTGTGGCGgtcctcctgtgtctccctcttcCCCTGGCACTCCCAGGGTGTAGGGCTGAGTGGCCCGGACCCAGGGCTGGTAAAGAACACAGCCGCGGCGCAGTCCTGGCCCCCGGGCAGCCCTGCATGTGCAGGCGCCCTG includes the following:
- the PRAP1 gene encoding proline-rich acidic protein 1, yielding MRRKDAVPDVSQLGRGGGGAEPQTEAAVVAREMQAGGGEHCPLGPRARTAPGIEKPPLSCVVRVSRLLLITILGAVFLLEAGSARIPQVLVQTKGKVGAEQGTEEAWGARAVEPPGKDSQLMWLFVAPKLLATTGEKRQGAEALAETKDILGHVPSPRWGPEPDHDGLYHNWPEEAQGEARPWAQVLPPQQVLQGPEEDRDHIYHPKEDSWEP